The DNA segment ACGCCATCCAGTTGAGCAGCTTCCAGCTACCTGTTATTATTGAACATTTGAGAGAAGTTAGTTTGAATTGAAGTGTGTTGTTGTAAGTGTGAAGTACGCATCAGATTCTGAAGGCTTAgtgcaaaaaaagaaagtaagtaaaaATCTCATTGGTAAATAATGATgccatgttgaaatgataatatttggcATATATTGGGTTAAGTAGAGCAttaacattaatttcattttttttcaaagtggctaccagaaaatttcaaattacatACGTAATtctcattatatttctgttggacagcgTGGCTCTATTGatggcttccttcctcctctgtcaacATGTTTCCCTCTGCTTTCTAAATTTGTCAAAATCGCTTGTGAACCAATAACCCCACTCCCATTCTTTTTGCTGATATGAATTTATTACCTACTTTTATACGGTCATGTCTTGAGTGGAGGGGGTGAGAGGGAATCTGCCATCTTGCAGTGAAGCTGCTTCTAACTTGTGACCCGTGGAGCAGTCACTTGCTGTTGCCAAATAACGTAATTGTATCTGCAGTCCTCCTTAGAGGCAAAACCAGGGAGATTCTTGAGTACTTGCCCTTAAATTTGAGTCTGAATCCCTTGTATCACCCTGATCCTATCGGTGCTCCACTCCTTCGTTCCCACAGGGTATCCTGAAGAATATTTTGGGAGTCCCATTACAGTCTTCTTTTCTGTCCCACAGAATCCCTGGTCTCTCTTTTCTAAGCAAAATGTTATGGATCTTCTACTTTGGGTCAAACACCATGCTGGGTGTTGTTACAAGGTTTGAAAGAGGGTATTTATGAAAACACTAGGTGTAATACCTGAGTGTAGAGAATCAGTACAAGCTATGTAATTTAAAGCaaattaaggaaactgaggctcatagagATGAAATAACTTGCCCTAAATCAGAGTGCTAGTcaatagcagagctgggattttaatCCTGGTCTGTTTGACCCTAACGGTTATGCTGCTGACCACAGTTCTCAAAGTAATCTTACTTAACCTTATACCAGGGAGAATGGTAGcatccccatttaaaaaaatttttttttaacgtttatttatttttgagacagagagagagacagagcatgaacgggggagggtcagagagagggagacacagaatctgaaacaggctccaggctctgagcagtcagcacagagcccgacgcggggctcgaactcatgaaccgtgagatcatgacctgagccgaagtcggccgcccaactgactgagccacccaggcgcccctagcatccccattttatagaccaGAAAGCAAAAACCCGAAAAGGCCAACTGCTTACCCAAGGATACTCATGTATTCCTTCTTGGAACatcaggaaaaaggaagaaaaacgcTACTCTGGGGAAGAAAATGTAACATTCTCATTGGCCCTAACTCGTAGGGGCAGCCCAGGGACCTTTCTGGGGCTGTGTCTGAGGACCTGGGGAAATTGACAAGCCCCAAGCTGAAAAAAGGAATGCCTCGAGATAGCACCTACTACACTGTTCCATGGACACGTGCTAGGCTAACTTAGCTACTTTCCTCCccctacatatttatttatacttaaagtaatctctatgcccaatgtggtacttgaactcacaaccccaagatcaggagttgcatgctttaccaactgagccagccaggcaccctggcacTTAGCTACTTTCTATAATTATCTACTCTCCTGGCCTTTAGGTCTATCTACTTCTCTCCTCAAAAGATACCAGCCATACACTCAAAATACCCCACACTGAGTAGCACCAACCCTAAAGGTACTACTCAGGGAAAGGGATTTGTACTGTTCAAGGGCCCATTTCAGTGCTCGGCACATAATAGGCACACGGTAAATAGTGTCCCTGAACTGCTTTCCTCCACAAGCTGAAGAGCTGCCTTTAATGTATGCAGCCATAACAACTTAGACCTCTTGTGGTACCGCGtccgtgttttgttttgttttgttttgttttgttttgttttgttttgtttaagctcTATGCTGagtgcaggcctcgaactcacatccctgagatcaagcgctgcatgctccactgactgagccagccaggcaccccttgtacctttttttttaactaatgaaTTACTCTTAGTATTTGTTGATTATGCGTCTCGGTCTTTGGTACCAGGCagttctgggtttgaatcccagctctattGCTTCCTTATTATTGGGTAAATTTTGGGAATCcgcttcacttctctgagccacaGCTTTCTCAAAAGGGTACAGAATAACCGTACCTAATGCATAGTGTTCTTAGGAGACACAAAAGCAGAGAACGTGTGTGAGGCACTTAGTACAGTGTCTAGAGCATGGAGTGTGCCTAAGGAATGTGGGCTGTTAGGATCACTGTTGGTCAGCAATAGACTGTGAGGCAGGGCCTTGTCTCCTGCTTCCTACTTTGTTCCCGACGCTCGGCACAATGCTTGGCCTGCACTCGATGCCAATACGTGTGTTGAATGTCTTACCGGAGGATGGCTGTATAGAAGGATGGGTAAATTCTCTCCTCTGAGCAGCCGGGAGAGCTAAGgcccagggaggaaagaagatTCCCTCCGTGGGTAAAGATTGGGATCGTGGCCCATGGGCAGGCCTACCCTCACCACTGTCTTCCCCAGCAGGTTTGGGATGTACATTCCGTTCCTGCAGCTGAACTGTGACCTGCGCAAGACCAACCTCTTCAGCCACATGGCCTCTGTGGGTCCCCGGGAGGCGGTCAGTGGCCTGGCACGGAGCCGGGACTACCTGCTGACGCTGCGGGAGACGTGGAAGCAGCACACGCGGCAGCTGTACGGCCCAGATGCCATGCCCACCCACGCCTGCTGCCTGTCCCCCAGCCTCATCCGCAGCGAGGTAGAATTCCTCAAGATGGACTTCAACTGGCGCATGAAGGAAGTGCTGgtcagctccatgctgagtgcctATTACGTGGCCTTTGTGCCTGTCTGGTTTGTGAAGGTACGTAGCTCagcctgtggggtgggggtgggaggggagctgCCCCGCAGGAGCCCTCCCCCTTGCATAAATAACTGGACCGTTTTTGACAAGATTCCCATCTGTTCTCTTGAGGGCTAGAGTGACCGCTACCTCGATTTTAGAGTAGAGAGCACAAGGCTCCCTGAAAGGGAGTGGCCTGCGCAAGGTCACCCAGCCAATGATTGGGACATGATATTGCTGTTCATAATACGTGATTGATAACAAAAAGCAGTGATGTTGTATTTCACTGTGGCTGTTTTGGCACAGGCATGTCACAATGTCCAGCTTCATCAGTAAGTAGGAAAGCCAGGATTCATCCAGACCTGAATGACTCCAAAAGCCTGTGCCTTCTCTCTTGCTCGTCTGGCCTTCTGGGAAGGTACCTCCCCAGCTGACAGTAGGCTGGAAACATTTCTCCAGGGGTAGACTGCGCTGAATGATTTGAGGCTGAGAGGACATAATATTTCTTGAACACCTACAATGTGCTAGAGCTTTCAGGAGTGTGATAATCCCCCTAACGCCTCTCATAGGTGGTTGGTAGCTATTCTTAtcctcatttaacagatgaggcaGCTagagcacagagaagtgaaatggTTTGCCCAGCATCACATAGTTAATAAAGCAGCAGAGTCAAGATTTGAACTGATGTCTGTTGGACCCCGGAGTCTATGCTCTGGCTCAGAGTCGTAGGCAGCGGGAGCAGTTTTTATGTAAGAGGAGCTTGTGGAGAACTGAGTAGTGGGCACAGGGTCTAAGCCCATGATTAAGCCTTCTTCGTTAGGTATTTGATCCTTGGTCTCAGGCCCCCACTGAGGGCTGTCCTGGTTTCTGAGGCAGACAGaatcagggaagggggagggagggaggccattGTGGACATCCCAGGCCTTaacccaccaccccctgcccccagaacACGCATTATTATGACAAGCGCTGGTCCTGTGAGCTCTTCCTCCTGGTGTCCATCAGCACCTCAGTCATCCTCATGCAGCACCTGCTGCCTGCCAGCTACTGTGACCTACTGCACAAGGCCGCTGCCCACCTGGGCTGCTGGCAGAAGGTGGACCCAGCGCTGTGCTCCAACGTGCTGCAGCACCCGTGAGTCGCCCTGCCCTTCTCTGCCCAACCCCGGCCCTCCTGGTCAGTGTCTGGAGTTAGTCCCCTCCTCCATCAccaactcattcattcagtcagcagGTGGTTGTTGAGCACATCTGGTGTGCTGGGCCTTGTGGCCAGAGGAGGGTATGGCAGGACCCAAGGCAGACATGTCCTCTGTCCTTAGGTAACTTGCAGTGTGCTGGAGATGTGAGGAGGCCAGGCAGTAAATTCACAGACTCGTTGACTTTCTCATTCGCTGACTGTTCTTTATCCAGCTCGTTGACCAATATGCTCTTGCATTCATTCAttgcttctctccttctgtcccttgcTCACTCATCTATTCAATCATTAGGTCACCTCCTTTCCAGCAGGCATTTACCTCTACCGAAGCCATAACCAGCCTGGTGCTATGTATTGGACAGAGGAGCTTAGACTTTGACCTACAGGCAGAGGGGGACTGGGGGGGTTTTGAACAGTGAAGGAACCCATTCCATCTGTCTGGTCAGAGGATATGTGCTGTGTTAGCTCTGACCGTGGTTATGGTGAGCCCTGGCCAGGGAAGCAGAGCCACAGGGAGGAAATGACTGAGACAAGGTCCTTGAGGAGTTCACAGTCTGGTGGGGGTGACAGCCGTACACAAATCATTAGGATGATGGGCCGAAAGAAGCCCAGCTGCAGGACGGCCCTGCAGAGGCAGAAGTCACCTGCTCAGGAGCCCTGAGGTGCTGGGCCGGCCTCCCCTCAGCCTGGCTCGTCCTTCATGGTGCCTTTACCGCAGTACTTTTCGCCCAGGTTACCCTAATTTTCCTGCCTGCTTTCCCCCAGTAGACCGGAAGCTCCTTGAGGCTGGGCCCACCTGAATCTTATCTGAGCCGTGGGCCGAGGACAAGGTGTGGCAGAGAAGAGGCCCCCAGACAGATTTGTAGGGGTAGGCCCACCAAGAAGCAGAGATGCAAAGGAAGGCCACAGAAGCCAAGCTTCCTGACGTTGGCTGTCAGTGCTAGTTAGGGACCCTCCCAGGCTCTGTCCAGGTGGTCCAGGAAAGGGGATGAAGATTGCCAAATGGGCTCAAAGGGGGCTCGGCTTAGCCATAGCCTCTGAGGGGAGCGAGGAGTAGAAAGATAGAATAtagctaaggggcacctggggggctcagtcagttgagtgtctgactcttgattttggctcaggtcatgatctcagtggggtcatgggatggaacccAGCATTGGACTCCATGCAGACCGTGGAGTGTGCTTaagatgctctttctctctgcccctctcccctgcttatgtgtgtgcgctctctctctctctccccacccaataaaaaaataaaaataaaaaatgagaaaaataagaatatagcTGAACATGAGGGAGGCACCTGTCTGTAGCTCACCGTGGTCCACAGAGAAGACCCAGGCTCCTGCACATGGCTTCCCAGCCGCTACACTGGGTCCTGCCAGCCTTTTCTGCCTCATCTCTTACCAtgcctccactcatactctgccCTAGCCAGACCaaactgcttcagatcctcaaattctatatgcatgtgtgtatccAGGGTTTTGCATATGATGCTTGTTTTGCCTGGAACACCCTTTCCAATTCTTTTCCTGATTAATTCCTATGCATTCCTTAGCACTTTGCTTTCCTCCAGGAACACTTTCCTCACCATCCAGGATGGGTTTGgcgcccctcccctgtgttccCACAACCCCATAATATCATGATCATTGCACCTAACGCTCTGCTGTGTTTGCTTAGTTACTTGGCTGTTATTCCTAGAGTAAAGCTCCCGGTCGTCAGGGTCCTTGCCTGTCAAGTACTCAGCCATCTCACTCGCAGAGTGCCTGGCTTATAATAGGGCCACAGTAAATTTTTGTGGTTCGTGTCTAGTCTTTTtataaggtaaaatttacatatagtGAAATGCATAGATCttaaagtgtataattctttGAGTTTTGATAGTCATATATACCCACGTAGCCCACATCAAatcaagatgtagaacatttACAGCCTCTGAAAATTTCCTCCTAGCTTTTGCCAATGACcgccccctcaccaccaccacccagacAACTATTTTTCTGCATTCCTTCAAAACTAACCATAAgcggggtgcctgagtagctcagttggttgagcatctgactcatgatttctgctcaagtcatgatcccagagtcgtgggatcaagccccacatcgggctccatgctgagcatggagcctgcttaagattctctctctcggggCATCTgaatagctcagttggttgagcatctgactttggctcaggtcatgatctcacggctcatgggttcgaatcccccatcgggctcactgctgtcagcacagagcccgctttggatcttctgccctcctctttctctgtcccttctctgcttgcactctctctttcaaaagtaaataaatctcaaaaaaaagattctctctctctctctcggggtgcctggatggctcagttggttaagtgtcccaactcatgattttggctcaggtcatgatctcacgattcgtgagatcaggccccacatgcttgggattctttctctgcccctcccctgcacacactttctctctcaaaataaaaataaacatttaaaaaaaagattctctctctccctctgtccttctccctcactcatgcgtGTACAcatgctcgtgttctctctcaaaaaaaaaaaaattttttttttttaataaataaactaaccaCAGGTTAGTTTTGGCTGTTCTACAagttcatgtaaatgaaatcttgggttcagtttctttttcattcagcaCATCCCTGTGAGTTTCATCTGTGTTATTAGGTATAATGTGATagctggtttttcttttttgttttcttgtttttaagttttatttttttattttgggggtggggcagagagagagggagacgcagaatctgaagcaggctcagacgcagggctcaaacccacaagccgtgagatcatgacctgagctgaagtcagacgtttaatcagctgagccacccaggtgcccctctttttgtttttttgttttgttttggtttgtttttttttttgagagagagtaccatgcaagcagggaagggacatagggagagggagagagagcatctcaagcaggctccatacctagcacggagcctgatgcggggctggctctcacaaccctgagatcctgacctgaactgaaatcaagagtcggacgcttaactaactgagccacccaggtgccctgataactggtttttaagtgaatgaatcaACAGGGTAGGAATGAGGTAGAGTTTTTTGTAGACAGCAATTCTCTGTCCTCTGGCCCAGGACCCCGGGAGTCCCTGTGATATCTGGCAGAACACTGGAAGAATTGGAAGATCCCACCATCTCAATCACATGCTTATTGAAGTCCCTCTGTGCCAGGCCTTGTGCCGTGCCCTGAGGTCGTAGAGATGAATTGTATACCATCTCTTCCGTCAAGGGTTCCCAGATTAGTGAGGAATACAGGGAAATACATAAGTGATAAAACACTGGGGAAAGTGGACCAGTAGCAGGAGATTCAGGGAGCAGTTGAAGAATGCTGAACTCTGCGGGGAGTTTgaggaaggctttctggaggatcCTGAGTTTGGAAAGAGCTCGCCAGAAGGATACAGCATCAGGAAGTGCAGTTCAGTCGGAGGGAGAGACTTGCGCAGAGACATGAAACAGTAAGCTGTGCTGGAGGAATTAGAGACAGTTCTGAATGGCTTGTGCCTGGGCTGTGCGGTGGGAGTCACGGAAGGGCCTCAGCGGCAACACCACATCCTTGGGGACTTGACTCCGAGAGCACTGAAAACACTTAAGGGGGTTCGAGCAGAGAATAGGCTCAGCTTGGTGTTTTACAAAGACCACTCGGGCAGCTGTGTAGTAGACCAG comes from the Acinonyx jubatus isolate Ajub_Pintada_27869175 chromosome C1, VMU_Ajub_asm_v1.0, whole genome shotgun sequence genome and includes:
- the TMEM39B gene encoding transmembrane protein 39B isoform X4, whose translation is MSSFLVFSLILLECVIRFGMYIPFLQLNCDLRKTNLFSHMASVGPREAVSGLARSRDYLLTLRETWKQHTRQLYGPDAMPTHACCLSPSLIRSEVEFLKMDFNWRMKEVLVSSMLSAYYVAFVPVWFVKNTHYYDKRWSCELFLLVSISTSVILMQHLLPASYCDLLHKAAAHLGCWQKVDPALCSNVLQHPWTEECMWPQGVLVKHSKNVYKAVGHYNVAIPSDVSHFRFHFFFSKPLRILNILLLLEGAVIVYQLYSLMSSEKWHQTISLALILFSNYYAFFKLLRDRLVLGKAYSYSASPQRDLDHRFS
- the TMEM39B gene encoding transmembrane protein 39B isoform X5; the encoded protein is MYIPFLQLNCDLRKTNLFSHMASVGPREAVSGLARSRDYLLTLRETWKQHTRQLYGPDAMPTHACCLSPSLIRSEVEFLKMDFNWRMKEVLVSSMLSAYYVAFVPVWFVKNTHYYDKRWSCELFLLVSISTSVILMQHLLPASYCDLLHKAAAHLGCWQKVDPALCSNVLQHPWTEECMWPQGVLVKHSKNVYKAVGHYNVAIPSDVSHFRFHFFFSKPLRILNILLLLEGAVIVYQLYSLMSSEKWHQTISLALILFSNYYAFFKLLRDRLVLGKAYSYSASPQRDLDHRFS